One genomic region from Biomphalaria glabrata chromosome 7, xgBioGlab47.1, whole genome shotgun sequence encodes:
- the LOC106079316 gene encoding lipid scramblase CLPTM1L-like isoform X1 — protein sequence MLSVVFTKLLPAIFIGYISYSVYTMYTLFVPPVCTQKHLCIKPYLSKSPKLGLQISTSLSTNPRSTMTTVWKNEEFSIDQNIEKSFNVSIPKSTRNNGTLYVHAFLYLRGQSPETSFISHDVSEITTFSIPQDSFVNLLRSNSKENSTKFKSSLKSEKPYVHWRPKLILNILDETVELDRTKIPGEMFHRFRLTQDGKFYYPSVFINEFGYRIQDLLLIEKDSSFQPLTIFYYPLSFGKMRLLINIGHSFTKLRELGFTEKDTDEIKSIFMDNHLYILLLTFTIAAFHILFDFLAFKNDVMYWREKKNMVGLSTRAVIWRCVSTAIIFLYLMNENTSLLVLIPTGVGMLIELWKVSKALKVKIQFNGLIPSFIFDDTNEKEKETESFDSQAMKYLSYVLYPLCIGGAIYSLLYVQHRNWYSWSITSLVNGVYAFGFLFMLPQLFVNYKLKSVAHLPWKAFMYKAFNTFIDDVFAFIITMPTAHRLACFRDDLVFVLYLYQRWLYPVDKSRTNEYGMSFTTEEAKEKKKTQ from the exons ATGTTGAGTGTGGTATTCACCAAACTGCTGCCTGCCATCTTTATAGGCTATATCTCCTACTCTGTATACACAATGTACACATTATTTGTACCTCCTGTCTGCACTCAAAAACATTTATGCATTAAACCATATTTATCTAAGTCACCAAAACTTGGg ctTCAGATCTCAACATCTCTCAGCACAAATCCTAGAAGCACCATGACAACCGTCTGGAAAAATGAAGAATTCTCTATAGATCAGAATATTGAAAA ATCTTTCAATGTAAGCATTCCAAAATCAACTAGAAATAATGGCACATTATACGTACATGCTTTTTTATATCTTCGGGGTCAGTCACCAGAAACTTCATTTATTTCACATGATGTATCAGAGATTACTACATTTTCTATTCCACAAGATTCATTTGTTAATTTACTCAGGAGTAACAGTAAG gAGAATTCTACAAAGTTTAAATCATCCTTGAAATCTGAGAAACCATATGTACATTGGAGACCAAAATTAATCCTAAATATTCTTGATGAAACGGTTGAACTTGATCGTACCAAAATTCCTGGAGAAATGTTTCATAGATTTAG ACTGACTCAAGATGGAAAGTTTTATTATCCTAGTGTGTTTATTAATGAATTTGGCTATCGAATTCAAGATTTATTG ctcaTAGAAAAAGATTCTTCATTCCAGCCTTTGACTATATTTTATTATCCTTTATCTTTTGGTAAAATGAGATTGTTAATCAACATTGGACATTCCTTTACAAAACTTAGAGAATTAG GTTTTACAGAGAAAGACACTGATGAGATAAAAAGCATTTTTATGGATAACCAtttgtatattttacttttgacaTTTACAATAGCTGCTTTTCAT ATACTATTTGACTTTTTGGCATTTAAAAATGATGTTATGTATTGgcgtgagaaaaaaaatatggttgGTTTATCAACAAGGGCAG TTATATGGCGCTGTGTATCTACTGCCatcatatttttgtatttaatgaaTGAGAACACTAGCCTTCTTGTTTTGATACCAACTGGAGTGGGCATGCTGATTGAG CTTTGGAAAGTATCTAAAGCTTTGAAAGTGAAAATTCAATTCAATGGCCTTATTCCTTCATTTATT TTTGATGATACaaatgaaaaagagaaagaaacagaatcTTTTGACTCTCAG gcCATGAAATATTTGTCCTATGTACTGTATCCCCTGTGTATAGGTGGAGCAATCTATTCTTTACTATATGTGCAACATAGAaa CTGGTATTCATGGAGCATTACTAGCCTTGTGAATG GAGTGTATGCTTTTGGCTTTCTCTTTATGTTACCACAATTGTTTGTCAATTATAAG TTGAAATCTGTTGCTCATTTACCTTGGAAAGCTTTTATGTATAAG GCCTTCAATACATTCATAGATGATGTATTTGCTTTTATCATCACCATGCCAACAGCTCATAGGTTGGCATGTTTTAGAGATGACTTAGTTTTTGTTCTTTATCTGTACCAGAGGTG
- the LOC106079316 gene encoding lipid scramblase CLPTM1L-like isoform X2, which translates to MLSVVFTKLLPAIFIGYISYSVYTMYTLFVPPVCTQKHLCIKPYLSKSPKLGLQISTSLSTNPRSTMTTVWKNEEFSIDQNIEKSFNVSIPKSTRNNGTLYVHAFLYLRGQSPETSFISHDVSEITTFSIPQDSFVNLLRSNSKNSTKFKSSLKSEKPYVHWRPKLILNILDETVELDRTKIPGEMFHRFRLTQDGKFYYPSVFINEFGYRIQDLLLIEKDSSFQPLTIFYYPLSFGKMRLLINIGHSFTKLRELGFTEKDTDEIKSIFMDNHLYILLLTFTIAAFHILFDFLAFKNDVMYWREKKNMVGLSTRAVIWRCVSTAIIFLYLMNENTSLLVLIPTGVGMLIELWKVSKALKVKIQFNGLIPSFIFDDTNEKEKETESFDSQAMKYLSYVLYPLCIGGAIYSLLYVQHRNWYSWSITSLVNGVYAFGFLFMLPQLFVNYKLKSVAHLPWKAFMYKAFNTFIDDVFAFIITMPTAHRLACFRDDLVFVLYLYQRWLYPVDKSRTNEYGMSFTTEEAKEKKKTQ; encoded by the exons ATGTTGAGTGTGGTATTCACCAAACTGCTGCCTGCCATCTTTATAGGCTATATCTCCTACTCTGTATACACAATGTACACATTATTTGTACCTCCTGTCTGCACTCAAAAACATTTATGCATTAAACCATATTTATCTAAGTCACCAAAACTTGGg ctTCAGATCTCAACATCTCTCAGCACAAATCCTAGAAGCACCATGACAACCGTCTGGAAAAATGAAGAATTCTCTATAGATCAGAATATTGAAAA ATCTTTCAATGTAAGCATTCCAAAATCAACTAGAAATAATGGCACATTATACGTACATGCTTTTTTATATCTTCGGGGTCAGTCACCAGAAACTTCATTTATTTCACATGATGTATCAGAGATTACTACATTTTCTATTCCACAAGATTCATTTGTTAATTTACTCAGGAGTAACAGTAAG AATTCTACAAAGTTTAAATCATCCTTGAAATCTGAGAAACCATATGTACATTGGAGACCAAAATTAATCCTAAATATTCTTGATGAAACGGTTGAACTTGATCGTACCAAAATTCCTGGAGAAATGTTTCATAGATTTAG ACTGACTCAAGATGGAAAGTTTTATTATCCTAGTGTGTTTATTAATGAATTTGGCTATCGAATTCAAGATTTATTG ctcaTAGAAAAAGATTCTTCATTCCAGCCTTTGACTATATTTTATTATCCTTTATCTTTTGGTAAAATGAGATTGTTAATCAACATTGGACATTCCTTTACAAAACTTAGAGAATTAG GTTTTACAGAGAAAGACACTGATGAGATAAAAAGCATTTTTATGGATAACCAtttgtatattttacttttgacaTTTACAATAGCTGCTTTTCAT ATACTATTTGACTTTTTGGCATTTAAAAATGATGTTATGTATTGgcgtgagaaaaaaaatatggttgGTTTATCAACAAGGGCAG TTATATGGCGCTGTGTATCTACTGCCatcatatttttgtatttaatgaaTGAGAACACTAGCCTTCTTGTTTTGATACCAACTGGAGTGGGCATGCTGATTGAG CTTTGGAAAGTATCTAAAGCTTTGAAAGTGAAAATTCAATTCAATGGCCTTATTCCTTCATTTATT TTTGATGATACaaatgaaaaagagaaagaaacagaatcTTTTGACTCTCAG gcCATGAAATATTTGTCCTATGTACTGTATCCCCTGTGTATAGGTGGAGCAATCTATTCTTTACTATATGTGCAACATAGAaa CTGGTATTCATGGAGCATTACTAGCCTTGTGAATG GAGTGTATGCTTTTGGCTTTCTCTTTATGTTACCACAATTGTTTGTCAATTATAAG TTGAAATCTGTTGCTCATTTACCTTGGAAAGCTTTTATGTATAAG GCCTTCAATACATTCATAGATGATGTATTTGCTTTTATCATCACCATGCCAACAGCTCATAGGTTGGCATGTTTTAGAGATGACTTAGTTTTTGTTCTTTATCTGTACCAGAGGTG